One stretch of Falco naumanni isolate bFalNau1 chromosome 7, bFalNau1.pat, whole genome shotgun sequence DNA includes these proteins:
- the AREL1 gene encoding apoptosis-resistant E3 ubiquitin protein ligase 1 isoform X2: protein MFYIIGGITVSVVAFFTIKFLFEFAARIVSFLQHEDRERRGERTIYDYVRGNYLDPRSCKISWDWKDPYEVGHSMAFRVHLFYKNGQPFPAHRTVGLRVHICHVELAIDIPVTQEVLQEPNSNVVKVAFTVRRAGRYEITVKLGGLNVAYSPYYKVFQPGMVVPSKTKIVCHFSTLVLTCGQQHTLQIAPRDEYDNPTSNSVSLIDEHNYSLSIHELGPQEEESSDVVFEKSVVSDRQTCEVFFRLTLHRRGCFHACISYQNQPISNENEKNIVERNVSTSGVSIYFEAYLYDAPSYTNTQWQLPPVHLSSSQRRPSTATEDEDEDSPSDSQTPEKVKKPKKVYCYVSPKQFSVKEFYLKIIPWRLFTFRVCPGTKFSYLGPDPVHKLLTLVVDDGIQPPVELSCKERNILAATFIRSLHKNIGGSETFQDKVNFFQRELRQVHMKRPHSKVTLKVSRHCLLESSFKATRNFSVSDWSKNFEVIFQDEEALDWGGPRREWFELICKALFDTTNQLFTRFSDNNQALVHPNPGRPTYLRLKVYEFAGRLVGKCLYESSLGGAYKQLVRARFTRSFLAQIIGLRMHYKYFETDDPEFYKSKVCFILNNDVSEMDLVFAEEKYSKTGQLEKVVELVTGGAQVPVTNENKILYLNLLAQYRLANQVREEVDHFLKGLNELVPENLLAIFDENELELLMCGTGDISVCDFKAHAVVVGGSWHFREKVMRWFWTVVSSFTQEELARLLQFTTGSSQLPPGGFAALCPSFQIIAAPTHSTLPTAHTCFNQLCLPTYDSYEEVHKMLQLAISEGCEGFGML from the exons ATGTTTTACATTATTG GTGGGATCACGGTATCTGTGGTAGCTTTCTTCACCATTAAGTTCCTCTTTGAATTTGCCGCACGTATAGTCAGCTTCCTTCAGCATGAGGACCGGGAACGCCGAGGGGAGCGAACTATTTATGACTACGTGCGAGGCAACTACCTGGATCCCCGGTCCTGCAAAATCTCCTGGGATTGGAAGGACCCCTATGAGGTGGGCCATAGCATGGCCTTCCGAGTGCAT TTATTCTATAAAAATGGGCAGCCCTTCCCTGCTCACCGAACTGTGGGGCTGCGAGTTCACATCTGCCATGTGGAGCTAGCAATTGATATTCCTGTAACCCAGGAAGTTCTTCAGGAGCCTAACTCTAATGTGGTGAAAGTGGCCTTCACTGTGCGCAGGGCTGGGAGATACGAGATCACTGTAAAACTTGGTGGCTTGAATGTGGCCTACAGCCCTTACTACAAGGTGTTCCAGCCAG GGATGGTGGTTCCCTCCAAAACCAAAATTGTCTGCCATTTCTCCACTCTGGTGCTGAcctgtgggcagcagcacacTCTGCAGATAGCTCCCAGAGATGAGTATGACAATCCCACCAGCAATTCTGTGTCCCTGATAGATGAGCACAATTACAGCCTCTCCATCCATGAG ctgGGTCCTCAAGAAGAAGAGAGCTCTGACGTTGTGTTTGAGAAGTCTGTGGTGTCCGATCGGCAGACTTGTGAAGTGTTCTTCCGACTCACCTTGCACCGTAGGGGATGTTTCCATGCCTGCATCTCCTACCAGAACCAGCCCATAAGCAATG AGAATGAAAAGAACATTGTAGAACGCAATGTGTCCACCTCAGGTGTCAGTATTTACTTTGAAGCCTACCTTTATGATGCTCCTAGTTATACCAACACTCAGTGGCAACTTCCACCAGTGCATCTGAGCTCCTCCCAGCGCCGTCCTTCTACTGCAACTGAGGATGAAGATGAAGATTCTCCCTCTGACAGCCAAACTCCTGAGAAAGTGAAGAAACCTAAAAAAGTGTACTGCTATGTGTCACCTAAG CAATTCTCAGTGAAAGAATTTTATCTGAAGATCATTCCATGGCGCCTTTTCACCTTTAGAGTATGTCCTGGCACAAAG TTTTCATACCTTGGTCCTGACCCTGTGCACAAATTACTGACACTGGTGGTGGATGATGGGATCCAACCCCCTGTGGAGCTCAGCTGCAAGGAGAGGAACATCTTGGCAGCCACTTTCATTCGCTCTCTGCATAAAAACATAG GAGGCTCGGAGACCTTCCAGGACAAAGTGAACTTCTTTCAGAGAGAGCTACGTCAGGTGCATATGAAAAGACCTCATTCGAAGGTCACGCTGAAGGTCAGCCGTCACTGTCTGCTGGAATCG tcttttaaagcAACAcggaatttttctgtttctgactGGAGCAAAAactttgaagtaatttttcaggATGAAGAAG CTCTGGACTGGGGAGGTCCACGAAGAGAGTGGTTTGAGCTCATCTGTAAGGCGTTATTTGATACCACCAATCAACTCTTTACCCGCTTTAGTGATAACAACCAGGCCTTG GTGCATCCAAATCCAGGGCGTCCCACATATTTACGACTCAAAGTGTATGAATTTGCAGGCCGCCTAGTAGGAAAGTGTCTTTATGAATCATCTCTGGGAGGTGCTTACAAACAACTGGTTCGAGCTCGCTTCACCCGATCCTTCCTGGCTCAGATCATAGGACTACGTATGCATTATAAG tattttgaaacagaTGATCCAGAATTCTATAAATCCAAAGTTTGTTTCATACTGAACAATGATGTGAGTGAGATGGATCTGGTCTTTGCTGAGGAGAAGTATAGCAAAACAGGACAGCTGGAGAAG GTAGTGGAACTGGTGACAGGAGGGGCACAAGTACCAGTGaccaatgaaaacaaaatcttatATCTAAATCTGCTTGCGCAGTACAGGCTGGCCAATCAGGTTAGAGAGGAGGTGGATCACTTCCTGAAAG GTCTTAACGAACTAGTTCCCGAGAACCTCCTGGCTATATTTGATGAGAATGAGCTTGAG ttgctGATGTGTGGTACTGGAGATATCAGTGTCTGTGACTTCAAGGCACATGCTGTAGTTGTAGGAGGATCTTGGCACTTCCGTGAGAAG GTCATGAGGTGGTTTTGGACCGTGGTTTCCAGTTTCACACAGGAAGAGCTGGCCAGGCTCTTGCAGTTCACAACTGGTtcctcccagctgcccccaggaGGTTTTGCTGCACTCTGCCCATCTTTCCAGATCATTGCGGCTCCAACTCACAGTACTTTGCCAACAGCCCACACTTG ttttaacCAGCTGTGCCTCCCTACTTATGACTCCTATGAAGAAGTGCACAAGATGCTGCAGCTAGCTATCAGCGAGGGTTGTGAGGGCTTTGGCATGCTGTGA
- the AREL1 gene encoding apoptosis-resistant E3 ubiquitin protein ligase 1 isoform X1 — MFYIIGGITVSVVAFFTIKFLFEFAARIVSFLQHEDRERRGERTIYDYVRGNYLDPRSCKISWDWKDPYEVGHSMAFRVHLFYKNGQPFPAHRTVGLRVHICHVELAIDIPVTQEVLQEPNSNVVKVAFTVRRAGRYEITVKLGGLNVAYSPYYKVFQPGMVVPSKTKIVCHFSTLVLTCGQQHTLQIAPRDEYDNPTSNSVSLIDEHNYSLSIHELGPQEEESSDVVFEKSVVSDRQTCEVFFRLTLHRRGCFHACISYQNQPISNGDFDIIVLSENEKNIVERNVSTSGVSIYFEAYLYDAPSYTNTQWQLPPVHLSSSQRRPSTATEDEDEDSPSDSQTPEKVKKPKKVYCYVSPKQFSVKEFYLKIIPWRLFTFRVCPGTKFSYLGPDPVHKLLTLVVDDGIQPPVELSCKERNILAATFIRSLHKNIGGSETFQDKVNFFQRELRQVHMKRPHSKVTLKVSRHCLLESSFKATRNFSVSDWSKNFEVIFQDEEALDWGGPRREWFELICKALFDTTNQLFTRFSDNNQALVHPNPGRPTYLRLKVYEFAGRLVGKCLYESSLGGAYKQLVRARFTRSFLAQIIGLRMHYKYFETDDPEFYKSKVCFILNNDVSEMDLVFAEEKYSKTGQLEKVVELVTGGAQVPVTNENKILYLNLLAQYRLANQVREEVDHFLKGLNELVPENLLAIFDENELELLMCGTGDISVCDFKAHAVVVGGSWHFREKVMRWFWTVVSSFTQEELARLLQFTTGSSQLPPGGFAALCPSFQIIAAPTHSTLPTAHTCFNQLCLPTYDSYEEVHKMLQLAISEGCEGFGML, encoded by the exons ATGTTTTACATTATTG GTGGGATCACGGTATCTGTGGTAGCTTTCTTCACCATTAAGTTCCTCTTTGAATTTGCCGCACGTATAGTCAGCTTCCTTCAGCATGAGGACCGGGAACGCCGAGGGGAGCGAACTATTTATGACTACGTGCGAGGCAACTACCTGGATCCCCGGTCCTGCAAAATCTCCTGGGATTGGAAGGACCCCTATGAGGTGGGCCATAGCATGGCCTTCCGAGTGCAT TTATTCTATAAAAATGGGCAGCCCTTCCCTGCTCACCGAACTGTGGGGCTGCGAGTTCACATCTGCCATGTGGAGCTAGCAATTGATATTCCTGTAACCCAGGAAGTTCTTCAGGAGCCTAACTCTAATGTGGTGAAAGTGGCCTTCACTGTGCGCAGGGCTGGGAGATACGAGATCACTGTAAAACTTGGTGGCTTGAATGTGGCCTACAGCCCTTACTACAAGGTGTTCCAGCCAG GGATGGTGGTTCCCTCCAAAACCAAAATTGTCTGCCATTTCTCCACTCTGGTGCTGAcctgtgggcagcagcacacTCTGCAGATAGCTCCCAGAGATGAGTATGACAATCCCACCAGCAATTCTGTGTCCCTGATAGATGAGCACAATTACAGCCTCTCCATCCATGAG ctgGGTCCTCAAGAAGAAGAGAGCTCTGACGTTGTGTTTGAGAAGTCTGTGGTGTCCGATCGGCAGACTTGTGAAGTGTTCTTCCGACTCACCTTGCACCGTAGGGGATGTTTCCATGCCTGCATCTCCTACCAGAACCAGCCCATAAGCAATGGTGATTTTGATATCATTGTTCTAAGTG AGAATGAAAAGAACATTGTAGAACGCAATGTGTCCACCTCAGGTGTCAGTATTTACTTTGAAGCCTACCTTTATGATGCTCCTAGTTATACCAACACTCAGTGGCAACTTCCACCAGTGCATCTGAGCTCCTCCCAGCGCCGTCCTTCTACTGCAACTGAGGATGAAGATGAAGATTCTCCCTCTGACAGCCAAACTCCTGAGAAAGTGAAGAAACCTAAAAAAGTGTACTGCTATGTGTCACCTAAG CAATTCTCAGTGAAAGAATTTTATCTGAAGATCATTCCATGGCGCCTTTTCACCTTTAGAGTATGTCCTGGCACAAAG TTTTCATACCTTGGTCCTGACCCTGTGCACAAATTACTGACACTGGTGGTGGATGATGGGATCCAACCCCCTGTGGAGCTCAGCTGCAAGGAGAGGAACATCTTGGCAGCCACTTTCATTCGCTCTCTGCATAAAAACATAG GAGGCTCGGAGACCTTCCAGGACAAAGTGAACTTCTTTCAGAGAGAGCTACGTCAGGTGCATATGAAAAGACCTCATTCGAAGGTCACGCTGAAGGTCAGCCGTCACTGTCTGCTGGAATCG tcttttaaagcAACAcggaatttttctgtttctgactGGAGCAAAAactttgaagtaatttttcaggATGAAGAAG CTCTGGACTGGGGAGGTCCACGAAGAGAGTGGTTTGAGCTCATCTGTAAGGCGTTATTTGATACCACCAATCAACTCTTTACCCGCTTTAGTGATAACAACCAGGCCTTG GTGCATCCAAATCCAGGGCGTCCCACATATTTACGACTCAAAGTGTATGAATTTGCAGGCCGCCTAGTAGGAAAGTGTCTTTATGAATCATCTCTGGGAGGTGCTTACAAACAACTGGTTCGAGCTCGCTTCACCCGATCCTTCCTGGCTCAGATCATAGGACTACGTATGCATTATAAG tattttgaaacagaTGATCCAGAATTCTATAAATCCAAAGTTTGTTTCATACTGAACAATGATGTGAGTGAGATGGATCTGGTCTTTGCTGAGGAGAAGTATAGCAAAACAGGACAGCTGGAGAAG GTAGTGGAACTGGTGACAGGAGGGGCACAAGTACCAGTGaccaatgaaaacaaaatcttatATCTAAATCTGCTTGCGCAGTACAGGCTGGCCAATCAGGTTAGAGAGGAGGTGGATCACTTCCTGAAAG GTCTTAACGAACTAGTTCCCGAGAACCTCCTGGCTATATTTGATGAGAATGAGCTTGAG ttgctGATGTGTGGTACTGGAGATATCAGTGTCTGTGACTTCAAGGCACATGCTGTAGTTGTAGGAGGATCTTGGCACTTCCGTGAGAAG GTCATGAGGTGGTTTTGGACCGTGGTTTCCAGTTTCACACAGGAAGAGCTGGCCAGGCTCTTGCAGTTCACAACTGGTtcctcccagctgcccccaggaGGTTTTGCTGCACTCTGCCCATCTTTCCAGATCATTGCGGCTCCAACTCACAGTACTTTGCCAACAGCCCACACTTG ttttaacCAGCTGTGCCTCCCTACTTATGACTCCTATGAAGAAGTGCACAAGATGCTGCAGCTAGCTATCAGCGAGGGTTGTGAGGGCTTTGGCATGCTGTGA
- the AREL1 gene encoding apoptosis-resistant E3 ubiquitin protein ligase 1 isoform X3, which produces MVVPSKTKIVCHFSTLVLTCGQQHTLQIAPRDEYDNPTSNSVSLIDEHNYSLSIHELGPQEEESSDVVFEKSVVSDRQTCEVFFRLTLHRRGCFHACISYQNQPISNGDFDIIVLSENEKNIVERNVSTSGVSIYFEAYLYDAPSYTNTQWQLPPVHLSSSQRRPSTATEDEDEDSPSDSQTPEKVKKPKKVYCYVSPKQFSVKEFYLKIIPWRLFTFRVCPGTKFSYLGPDPVHKLLTLVVDDGIQPPVELSCKERNILAATFIRSLHKNIGGSETFQDKVNFFQRELRQVHMKRPHSKVTLKVSRHCLLESSFKATRNFSVSDWSKNFEVIFQDEEALDWGGPRREWFELICKALFDTTNQLFTRFSDNNQALVHPNPGRPTYLRLKVYEFAGRLVGKCLYESSLGGAYKQLVRARFTRSFLAQIIGLRMHYKYFETDDPEFYKSKVCFILNNDVSEMDLVFAEEKYSKTGQLEKVVELVTGGAQVPVTNENKILYLNLLAQYRLANQVREEVDHFLKGLNELVPENLLAIFDENELELLMCGTGDISVCDFKAHAVVVGGSWHFREKVMRWFWTVVSSFTQEELARLLQFTTGSSQLPPGGFAALCPSFQIIAAPTHSTLPTAHTCFNQLCLPTYDSYEEVHKMLQLAISEGCEGFGML; this is translated from the exons ATGGTGGTTCCCTCCAAAACCAAAATTGTCTGCCATTTCTCCACTCTGGTGCTGAcctgtgggcagcagcacacTCTGCAGATAGCTCCCAGAGATGAGTATGACAATCCCACCAGCAATTCTGTGTCCCTGATAGATGAGCACAATTACAGCCTCTCCATCCATGAG ctgGGTCCTCAAGAAGAAGAGAGCTCTGACGTTGTGTTTGAGAAGTCTGTGGTGTCCGATCGGCAGACTTGTGAAGTGTTCTTCCGACTCACCTTGCACCGTAGGGGATGTTTCCATGCCTGCATCTCCTACCAGAACCAGCCCATAAGCAATGGTGATTTTGATATCATTGTTCTAAGTG AGAATGAAAAGAACATTGTAGAACGCAATGTGTCCACCTCAGGTGTCAGTATTTACTTTGAAGCCTACCTTTATGATGCTCCTAGTTATACCAACACTCAGTGGCAACTTCCACCAGTGCATCTGAGCTCCTCCCAGCGCCGTCCTTCTACTGCAACTGAGGATGAAGATGAAGATTCTCCCTCTGACAGCCAAACTCCTGAGAAAGTGAAGAAACCTAAAAAAGTGTACTGCTATGTGTCACCTAAG CAATTCTCAGTGAAAGAATTTTATCTGAAGATCATTCCATGGCGCCTTTTCACCTTTAGAGTATGTCCTGGCACAAAG TTTTCATACCTTGGTCCTGACCCTGTGCACAAATTACTGACACTGGTGGTGGATGATGGGATCCAACCCCCTGTGGAGCTCAGCTGCAAGGAGAGGAACATCTTGGCAGCCACTTTCATTCGCTCTCTGCATAAAAACATAG GAGGCTCGGAGACCTTCCAGGACAAAGTGAACTTCTTTCAGAGAGAGCTACGTCAGGTGCATATGAAAAGACCTCATTCGAAGGTCACGCTGAAGGTCAGCCGTCACTGTCTGCTGGAATCG tcttttaaagcAACAcggaatttttctgtttctgactGGAGCAAAAactttgaagtaatttttcaggATGAAGAAG CTCTGGACTGGGGAGGTCCACGAAGAGAGTGGTTTGAGCTCATCTGTAAGGCGTTATTTGATACCACCAATCAACTCTTTACCCGCTTTAGTGATAACAACCAGGCCTTG GTGCATCCAAATCCAGGGCGTCCCACATATTTACGACTCAAAGTGTATGAATTTGCAGGCCGCCTAGTAGGAAAGTGTCTTTATGAATCATCTCTGGGAGGTGCTTACAAACAACTGGTTCGAGCTCGCTTCACCCGATCCTTCCTGGCTCAGATCATAGGACTACGTATGCATTATAAG tattttgaaacagaTGATCCAGAATTCTATAAATCCAAAGTTTGTTTCATACTGAACAATGATGTGAGTGAGATGGATCTGGTCTTTGCTGAGGAGAAGTATAGCAAAACAGGACAGCTGGAGAAG GTAGTGGAACTGGTGACAGGAGGGGCACAAGTACCAGTGaccaatgaaaacaaaatcttatATCTAAATCTGCTTGCGCAGTACAGGCTGGCCAATCAGGTTAGAGAGGAGGTGGATCACTTCCTGAAAG GTCTTAACGAACTAGTTCCCGAGAACCTCCTGGCTATATTTGATGAGAATGAGCTTGAG ttgctGATGTGTGGTACTGGAGATATCAGTGTCTGTGACTTCAAGGCACATGCTGTAGTTGTAGGAGGATCTTGGCACTTCCGTGAGAAG GTCATGAGGTGGTTTTGGACCGTGGTTTCCAGTTTCACACAGGAAGAGCTGGCCAGGCTCTTGCAGTTCACAACTGGTtcctcccagctgcccccaggaGGTTTTGCTGCACTCTGCCCATCTTTCCAGATCATTGCGGCTCCAACTCACAGTACTTTGCCAACAGCCCACACTTG ttttaacCAGCTGTGCCTCCCTACTTATGACTCCTATGAAGAAGTGCACAAGATGCTGCAGCTAGCTATCAGCGAGGGTTGTGAGGGCTTTGGCATGCTGTGA